In one Agathobacter rectalis ATCC 33656 genomic region, the following are encoded:
- a CDS encoding flagellin, which yields MVVQHNMAASNANRQLGISTNTLSKSTEKLSSGYRINRAADDAAGLSISEKMRSQIRGLNKASSNAQDGISAIQTAEGALNEAHSILQRMNELATQSANDTNTTADRTAVQSEVNALTNELSRIASTSQFNTQNLLDGTFTGKNLQVGALENQKITISIGTMNAKALGVGSLDVKSFTKAGSAMTLIQKAISKVSGQRSDLGALQNRLEHTVNNLDNISENTQTAESRIRDTDMASEMVQYSATSIIQQAGQSMLAQANSQTQGVLSLIQ from the coding sequence ATGGTAGTACAGCACAATATGGCTGCGTCAAACGCAAACAGACAGTTAGGAATCAGCACAAACACACTTAGCAAATCAACAGAGAAGTTATCTTCTGGTTATAGAATCAACCGTGCAGCAGATGATGCAGCAGGTCTCTCAATTTCAGAGAAGATGAGAAGCCAGATCAGAGGTCTTAACAAAGCTTCTTCAAATGCTCAGGATGGTATTTCAGCTATCCAGACAGCTGAGGGTGCTTTAAATGAAGCTCACTCAATTCTTCAGAGAATGAACGAGCTTGCAACACAGTCTGCAAATGATACAAATACAACAGCTGATAGAACTGCAGTCCAGAGTGAAGTTAATGCATTAACAAATGAACTTTCACGTATTGCTTCTACATCACAGTTCAATACTCAGAATCTTCTTGATGGAACATTTACTGGCAAGAACCTTCAGGTTGGGGCATTAGAGAATCAGAAGATTACAATCAGTATCGGAACTATGAATGCAAAAGCACTTGGTGTTGGTTCGTTAGATGTTAAATCATTTACTAAAGCTGGATCTGCTATGACATTAATCCAGAAAGCAATCTCAAAAGTTTCTGGACAGAGATCAGATCTCGGAGCACTGCAGAATCGTCTTGAGCATACAGTAAATAATCTTGATAACATTTCTGAGAATACTCAGACTGCTGAGTCTCGTATCCGTGATACAGATATGGCTTCAGAGATGGTACAGTACTCTGCTACTTCTATCATCCAGCAGGCTGGTCAGTCAATGCTTGCTCAGGCTAATAGCCAGACACAGGGTGTACTTTCACTCATCCAGTAA
- the fliS gene encoding flagellar export chaperone FliS → MLQSKGYAVYANSKVQTASPAELTLMLYEAAIKFCNIAEMAIEKNDIQKAHDNIKKVEAIIEEFQATLNHKYPVAKDFDKVYTYLMQRLVEANIKKDTKILDEVLEHLRTMRDAWKEVMRVTCNGSKVGVS, encoded by the coding sequence ATGTTACAAAGCAAAGGATACGCAGTATATGCAAACAGCAAGGTTCAGACAGCATCGCCAGCGGAGCTGACACTCATGCTCTACGAGGCAGCCATCAAGTTCTGCAACATAGCAGAGATGGCTATAGAGAAAAATGACATACAGAAAGCACACGATAATATCAAAAAGGTAGAGGCAATCATCGAAGAATTTCAGGCCACCCTGAATCACAAATATCCGGTAGCAAAGGATTTCGACAAGGTATATACATACCTCATGCAGAGACTGGTTGAGGCAAATATCAAGAAAGATACAAAGATACTCGATGAAGTGCTTGAGCACCTGCGTACCATGAGAGATGCATGGAAAGAGGTCATGCGTGTCACTTGCAACGGAAGCAAGGTAGGCGTGTCGTAA
- the fliD gene encoding flagellar filament capping protein FliD has translation MAIRLSGMNSGLDTDSIVKALVSGYTTKKEKYEKAQTKLGWKQESWKSLNTKVYSMYSNISNLRFSSAYNLKKTSVSDMTKATVTASSTAPNGTQSLKIKETAKAGSLTGAQINASSSTTTLAQLGYTGGDAQINVNTGGTTKTITLSATSTMSDVEKQLKETGLNASYDSNYKRFYISSKDTGVENDFTLTGANAAGASALYKLGIAVGASADGTRPNPYGEYAGLSGKNNGNTQQNIEDARNAYVTAADNVAKYNAQSSNLLNAITYGNAYADVQDFYAAHSSADKTKLETLAKLGSGRDSAVIMKNSDDSYTTYSLTTAKDAKGNAVYKSADGKYISAEETYTADGKTYKKDSDGNYINVADETDKYSGDTAKLTKNVAYHEVTEKISYTSTTGEGDDAKEVSYTKVGDTDEKLQDADGKVYTKRADGKYYADGEPDDSKNGITIKSKADYTSKREPLINAEAANTAYTALTNGISEADLNTYTANLSTVTAFESSEDTVLKKDDDYTISKLTEAVHSAYADNGGKAGVQALISGTGAYASGSDAVDNSYAGRVSALTTAAQTAQETVDKNSIVKDLAAIKDTNSEEYKAALSKLVDEVDAAYDLSSSAQYNTDASKIDGKDAEIELNGVKYTGASNSFNINGLNITALSKTSGNDEISITTATDTQGIYDKIKDFLTEYNNVINEMTKLYNAASAGSYEPLTDDEKENMSDKEIEKWEQKIKDSLLKNDTTLSGVMTAMQSAMSSAVEINGKKYSFSSFGIHTLGYLNAADNEQNAYHIDGDEDDTNTSGNTDKLMAAINNDLDNVMTFMQQISNNLYKAIGDKMSSTSLSSAFTIYNDKQMSTEYSNYTKLIKEWETKISDKEDYYYKKFSAMESSLAKLNSTQSSLSSYFS, from the coding sequence ATGGCAATCAGATTATCGGGAATGAATTCGGGCCTCGATACGGATTCAATTGTCAAAGCACTTGTATCAGGCTATACAACCAAGAAAGAAAAATATGAAAAAGCACAGACAAAGCTTGGCTGGAAGCAGGAATCCTGGAAGTCACTGAATACCAAGGTGTACAGTATGTACAGTAATATATCAAACCTGCGATTTTCAAGTGCCTACAACCTTAAAAAGACATCGGTTTCAGACATGACAAAGGCCACAGTTACAGCATCATCAACAGCTCCAAATGGCACGCAGTCGCTTAAAATAAAGGAGACCGCAAAGGCAGGCTCGCTCACAGGAGCACAGATAAATGCCTCAAGCTCAACGACCACACTGGCTCAGCTTGGCTATACAGGTGGAGATGCGCAGATAAATGTAAATACAGGCGGCACCACAAAGACTATCACGCTGAGCGCGACATCCACAATGTCAGACGTGGAGAAGCAGCTCAAGGAGACAGGACTTAATGCCAGCTATGACAGCAACTACAAGCGTTTTTACATAAGCTCAAAGGACACAGGTGTAGAGAATGACTTCACACTCACAGGAGCAAATGCCGCAGGAGCGAGCGCACTCTATAAGCTCGGAATCGCAGTGGGAGCATCGGCAGACGGAACCAGACCAAACCCATATGGAGAGTACGCAGGCCTGTCCGGTAAAAACAACGGAAACACACAGCAGAATATAGAAGACGCCAGAAACGCATATGTCACAGCAGCAGACAATGTTGCAAAGTACAATGCACAGAGCAGCAACCTACTCAATGCCATAACATATGGCAATGCTTATGCGGATGTTCAGGACTTTTATGCAGCACACAGCAGTGCAGACAAGACAAAGCTTGAAACACTTGCAAAGCTTGGCTCAGGAAGAGACTCAGCCGTCATAATGAAAAACAGTGATGACAGCTACACCACATACAGTCTGACAACTGCAAAAGACGCAAAGGGCAATGCGGTATACAAATCAGCAGACGGCAAGTACATCTCAGCAGAAGAGACATATACTGCCGACGGCAAAACATACAAGAAGGATTCCGATGGCAATTATATCAACGTAGCTGATGAAACAGATAAATACAGCGGAGATACAGCAAAGCTGACCAAAAACGTGGCATATCATGAGGTTACAGAAAAAATATCATACACATCCACAACCGGCGAGGGCGATGACGCCAAGGAAGTGTCATACACAAAGGTCGGAGACACTGATGAAAAGCTTCAGGATGCAGACGGAAAAGTATATACCAAGCGTGCAGACGGCAAATATTATGCAGACGGTGAACCGGATGATTCAAAAAACGGCATAACAATCAAATCAAAGGCAGATTACACATCCAAGAGAGAGCCGCTTATAAATGCGGAGGCTGCAAACACAGCCTATACAGCTCTCACAAATGGTATATCAGAGGCTGATCTGAACACATACACAGCAAACCTGTCAACAGTCACAGCCTTTGAATCATCAGAGGATACAGTGCTGAAAAAGGATGATGATTACACCATAAGCAAGCTCACAGAGGCTGTCCATAGTGCGTATGCGGACAACGGCGGAAAAGCCGGAGTGCAGGCACTTATATCAGGAACCGGCGCATATGCATCAGGCAGTGATGCAGTAGATAACAGCTACGCGGGCAGAGTGTCAGCGCTCACAACAGCAGCACAGACAGCACAGGAGACCGTAGACAAAAACAGCATCGTAAAGGATCTTGCAGCAATAAAGGACACAAATTCAGAGGAGTACAAAGCAGCCCTTTCAAAGCTGGTAGATGAAGTGGATGCAGCGTATGACCTGTCATCAAGCGCACAGTACAATACCGATGCCAGCAAGATAGACGGAAAAGACGCCGAAATTGAGTTAAATGGCGTGAAATACACCGGAGCCAGCAACAGCTTCAACATCAATGGACTGAACATTACAGCACTCTCAAAGACATCCGGCAATGATGAAATCAGCATCACCACAGCCACGGATACACAGGGCATTTATGACAAGATAAAGGACTTCCTGACAGAGTACAATAACGTCATAAACGAGATGACCAAGCTCTACAACGCAGCATCAGCAGGCAGCTATGAGCCGCTGACAGATGATGAAAAGGAAAACATGTCCGACAAAGAGATTGAGAAGTGGGAGCAGAAAATCAAGGATTCCCTGCTCAAAAACGATACAACTCTCAGCGGCGTAATGACAGCCATGCAGTCAGCCATGTCATCAGCAGTGGAGATAAACGGCAAGAAATACTCATTCTCAAGCTTCGGAATCCATACGCTTGGCTACCTCAATGCTGCAGACAATGAGCAGAACGCATACCATATCGACGGAGATGAGGATGACACCAACACCTCAGGCAACACAGATAAGCTCATGGCGGCAATCAATAATGACCTTGACAATGTCATGACATTTATGCAGCAAATCTCCAACAACCTCTACAAGGCAATTGGAGATAAGATGTCATCAACATCACTGAGCTCAGCGTTTACCATATACAACGACAAGCAGATGAGCACAGAGTACAGTAATTACACAAAGCTTATCAAGGAGTGGGAGACAAAGATATCAGACAAGGAAGACTATTACTATAAAAAGTTCTCCGCAATGGAGAGCTCGCTCGCCAAGCTCAACAGTACACAGAGCTCACTAAGCAGCTATTTCTCATAA
- a CDS encoding flagellar protein FlaG: protein MAIEAIKGAGMVYQGSTSTAQIKEQAQGRTEVSSADNQVVSDSIARNIQAMNTKEASGDSAGDAGAQGQAQAAAQKQNEKNMQLKKAVDDINKSALADQSEAVFGIHEKTNRVTIKIIDKKTKEVIKEFPPEKTLDMIAKVWEMAGLMVDEKR from the coding sequence ATGGCAATAGAGGCAATCAAGGGTGCAGGAATGGTCTATCAGGGAAGTACATCAACTGCACAGATAAAGGAACAGGCACAGGGAAGGACAGAGGTGTCCAGTGCGGACAATCAGGTCGTGTCTGACAGCATCGCAAGGAATATTCAGGCGATGAATACGAAGGAAGCAAGCGGTGATTCAGCCGGTGATGCCGGAGCGCAGGGACAGGCACAGGCTGCTGCACAAAAGCAGAATGAGAAGAATATGCAGCTTAAAAAGGCTGTGGATGATATCAACAAGAGCGCGTTGGCTGACCAGTCGGAGGCAGTGTTCGGCATCCATGAGAAGACTAACCGCGTGACAATAAAGATAATAGACAAAAAGACAAAAGAAGTCATCAAAGAGTTCCCGCCGGAGAAGACACTTGATATGATAGCGAAGGTCTGGGAGATGGCAGGACTCATGGTAGATGAGAAGAGATAG
- the dnaB gene encoding replicative DNA helicase → MEEALIKRIMPNSLEAEQSVVGSMIMSKDAIVTASEMLLKEDFYHQQYGIIFETMVELFTEGQPVDLVTLQNRLKEKDVPQEIQSLDFVRTLVTSVPTSANIKYYANIVKENAIKRKLIHVTEDIENECYAGKESLESVLDKTEHDVFELLSTRQTGDYVPIRTVVMNALEKIEKAAQQEGTVTGIPTGFIDLDYRTAGLQPSDLVLVAARPSMGKTAFVLNIAQHVAFHAHLCTAIFSLEMSKEQLVNRLFSLESKVDAQALRTGNLSDADWEKLVEGAGIIGDSELIIDDTPGISISELRSKCRKYKLEHDLKLIIIDYLQLMTGSGRGSESRQQEISDISRSLKALARELSVPVVALSQLSRAVEQRPDHRPMLSDLRESGAIEQDADVVMFIYRDDYYNKDTELKGISEIIIAKQRNGPIGTVNLAWLPEYTKFANLEH, encoded by the coding sequence TTGGAAGAAGCATTAATCAAACGAATAATGCCAAACAGCCTTGAGGCAGAGCAGTCCGTGGTCGGCTCCATGATTATGAGCAAGGATGCCATAGTGACCGCCAGCGAGATGCTCCTTAAGGAGGATTTTTATCATCAGCAGTACGGCATCATATTTGAGACCATGGTTGAGCTCTTTACAGAGGGTCAGCCTGTAGATCTCGTCACACTCCAGAACCGTTTAAAGGAAAAGGATGTGCCGCAGGAAATACAAAGCCTTGACTTTGTGAGAACTCTCGTCACCAGTGTGCCGACCTCTGCCAACATCAAGTATTATGCCAATATCGTAAAGGAAAATGCCATAAAGCGAAAGCTCATCCATGTGACTGAGGACATAGAGAACGAGTGCTACGCCGGCAAAGAATCTCTCGAGAGCGTGCTCGACAAGACAGAGCACGATGTATTTGAACTGCTTTCCACAAGGCAGACAGGTGACTACGTGCCAATCCGTACTGTAGTCATGAATGCCCTCGAGAAAATCGAAAAAGCAGCACAGCAGGAGGGCACAGTAACAGGAATCCCGACAGGCTTCATAGACCTTGACTACAGGACAGCGGGACTTCAGCCGTCAGATCTCGTGCTTGTGGCAGCCCGTCCGTCAATGGGAAAGACAGCCTTCGTGCTCAACATAGCACAGCATGTGGCATTTCATGCACATCTGTGTACAGCCATATTCTCACTCGAGATGTCGAAGGAGCAGCTCGTAAACCGTCTGTTCTCACTCGAATCAAAGGTAGATGCGCAGGCACTGCGTACAGGAAATCTGTCTGATGCCGACTGGGAAAAGCTGGTCGAGGGAGCCGGAATCATCGGAGACTCCGAGCTCATCATAGACGACACTCCGGGTATCAGCATATCAGAGCTTCGAAGCAAGTGCCGTAAATACAAGCTCGAACACGACTTAAAGCTCATCATCATCGATTACCTGCAGCTCATGACAGGCTCAGGACGAGGCTCAGAATCGCGTCAGCAGGAAATCTCAGACATATCACGTTCGCTTAAGGCACTTGCCAGAGAGCTTTCAGTTCCTGTAGTGGCACTCTCCCAGCTATCACGAGCTGTAGAGCAGCGTCCGGACCACAGGCCTATGCTTTCTGATCTTCGAGAGTCAGGAGCTATCGAGCAGGATGCCGATGTCGTCATGTTCATCTATCGTGACGATTACTACAACAAGGACACCGAGCTCAAGGGTATCTCAGAGATCATCATCGCTAAACAGCGTAACGGTCCAATCGGCACCGTAAACCTTGCATGGCTGCCTGAGTACACGAAGTTTGCAAATCTGGAGCATTAA
- the rplI gene encoding 50S ribosomal protein L9, with protein MKVILLQDVKPLGKKGEIVNVSDGYARNNIIPKKLGVEATPKNLNDLKLQNQHADKVAQENYESALALAKVVENTKVVVKLRSGEGGRTFGSISTKEISAAAKEQHGLELDKKKMQLNESIKALGNYEVPVKLHPKVTANLTVSVVEG; from the coding sequence ATGAAAGTAATCTTATTACAGGACGTAAAACCATTAGGCAAAAAAGGCGAGATAGTAAACGTAAGTGACGGCTACGCCAGAAACAATATCATACCTAAAAAGCTCGGAGTAGAGGCTACTCCAAAGAACCTAAATGACTTAAAGCTTCAGAATCAGCACGCTGACAAGGTGGCACAGGAAAACTACGAGAGTGCACTTGCACTCGCAAAGGTAGTAGAGAACACAAAGGTAGTAGTAAAGCTGCGCTCAGGAGAGGGCGGCAGGACCTTCGGCTCCATATCCACCAAGGAGATCTCGGCTGCAGCAAAGGAGCAGCATGGCTTAGAGCTCGATAAGAAAAAGATGCAGCTTAACGAGTCAATCAAGGCACTCGGAAACTATGAGGTGCCTGTCAAGCTTCATCCAAAGGTAACAGCAAACCTCACAGTATCAGTAGTTGAAGGATAG
- a CDS encoding DHH family phosphoesterase has product MKKKIKFKGRLKSYMCWPLYLTFVWICADGIALRYDRRLGYGMVGFTVFYFALVLFLYVRSKSVVANELISFATQYSSVQKRLLNEFEVPYALLEYSGKILWVNDKFAELMGVDKKYHKSITTLFPTVTRELLTKSDAPTDFKIVNEEEDSIVRLSVKRIYFNSIAEENEIIDTNEADQFLTALYVFDESELYHCKKEITEQKQVSALVYIDNYDEALDSIEDVKRSLLVALIDRRVNQYFAKYDGLVRKIENDKYFVVFKYKYLDSMKEDKFKVLDEVKAIKVGNEMAVTLSIGIGIKSDKYNENYVYARNAIDLALGRGGDQVVIKDHDDILYFGGKSKQVESKTRVKARVKAQALQEIIETCENVLIMGHSITDVDSLGAGIGIYCAAKNLDKKAQIVINDPTSSVRPLMETFSEAKGYPADMFINSEEALEMVSKDTLVMVVDTNRPSYTECPELLRKTGKIVVFDHHRQSSEIIENPILSYIEPYASSACEMVAEVLQYFNDGVKINATEADCIYAGILIDTNNFMTKTGVRTFEAAAFLKRSGAEVTRVRKMLRNDMACYKARAEAVRHAEVYRGSFAISVCPSENVESPTIVGAQAANELLNIIGIKASFVLTEYNDKIYISSRSIDEINVQIIMEKLGGGGHLNVAGAQLTGVTIVQAKRMIQDTLDEMLKEGDIEE; this is encoded by the coding sequence ATGAAGAAAAAAATAAAATTCAAGGGCAGGCTGAAAAGCTACATGTGCTGGCCGCTATATCTGACGTTTGTGTGGATATGTGCTGACGGAATAGCACTGCGCTATGACAGAAGGCTTGGCTATGGCATGGTAGGCTTTACAGTGTTTTACTTTGCGCTCGTGCTGTTTTTGTATGTCAGAAGCAAGTCGGTCGTTGCAAATGAGCTGATAAGCTTTGCAACACAGTATTCATCGGTGCAGAAGAGGCTGCTTAATGAGTTTGAGGTGCCGTATGCCCTGCTTGAATACTCCGGCAAGATACTATGGGTAAATGACAAATTCGCAGAGCTAATGGGTGTGGATAAAAAATATCACAAATCCATCACGACACTTTTTCCGACAGTGACCAGAGAGCTTCTCACCAAGAGTGATGCGCCGACAGACTTCAAGATAGTAAATGAGGAGGAGGACAGCATAGTCCGTCTGTCCGTCAAGCGAATATATTTCAACTCTATCGCAGAGGAAAATGAGATAATCGACACAAATGAAGCAGACCAGTTTTTGACGGCGCTGTACGTATTTGATGAGTCGGAGCTTTATCACTGCAAGAAGGAAATCACAGAGCAGAAGCAGGTCTCAGCGCTTGTATATATTGACAACTATGATGAGGCGCTCGACAGCATAGAGGACGTAAAGAGGTCGCTGCTCGTTGCACTTATCGACAGGCGTGTAAACCAGTATTTTGCCAAGTATGACGGACTTGTCAGAAAGATAGAAAACGACAAATACTTCGTGGTGTTCAAGTACAAGTACCTTGACAGCATGAAGGAGGACAAGTTCAAGGTGCTCGACGAGGTCAAGGCTATAAAGGTCGGCAACGAGATGGCGGTCACACTCAGTATCGGAATCGGTATAAAGAGCGATAAGTATAATGAAAACTACGTATATGCGCGAAATGCCATAGACTTAGCCCTCGGACGAGGCGGTGATCAGGTAGTTATAAAGGATCACGACGATATCCTGTATTTTGGCGGCAAGTCAAAGCAGGTGGAGAGCAAGACAAGGGTAAAGGCGAGAGTCAAGGCACAGGCGCTTCAGGAAATCATTGAGACCTGTGAGAACGTGCTTATCATGGGCCACAGCATCACAGATGTAGACTCGCTTGGAGCAGGCATAGGTATATACTGTGCAGCCAAGAATCTCGACAAAAAGGCACAGATAGTCATAAATGATCCGACAAGCTCAGTAAGACCTCTTATGGAGACATTTTCAGAGGCAAAGGGCTACCCGGCGGATATGTTTATAAACAGCGAAGAAGCTCTTGAGATGGTGAGCAAGGATACGCTTGTCATGGTGGTGGACACCAACAGGCCAAGCTACACAGAGTGTCCTGAGCTCCTCAGAAAGACAGGAAAGATAGTCGTATTTGACCACCACAGACAAAGCAGCGAGATAATAGAGAATCCTATACTCTCATATATCGAGCCGTATGCATCAAGTGCGTGTGAGATGGTTGCAGAGGTATTGCAGTACTTCAACGACGGAGTCAAGATCAATGCGACAGAGGCCGACTGCATCTACGCAGGCATCCTCATCGATACCAACAACTTTATGACAAAGACAGGCGTGCGTACATTTGAGGCGGCAGCCTTTTTGAAGCGCTCAGGCGCAGAGGTAACACGCGTCAGAAAGATGCTTAGAAATGACATGGCATGCTACAAGGCAAGAGCCGAGGCAGTACGCCATGCAGAGGTATACAGGGGCTCGTTTGCCATATCGGTATGCCCTAGCGAGAATGTGGAGAGCCCGACAATCGTTGGTGCACAGGCAGCAAATGAGCTGCTCAATATCATAGGAATCAAGGCATCATTTGTGCTCACGGAGTACAATGACAAGATTTATATCAGCTCTCGTTCAATCGACGAGATAAATGTCCAGATAATCATGGAGAAGCTGGGCGGTGGCGGACACTTAAATGTGGCAGGCGCGCAGCTGACAGGCGTCACTATCGTGCAGGCGAAGCGCATGATACAGGATACACTGGACGAAATGCTAAAAGAAGGAGACATAGAAGAATGA
- a CDS encoding SPFH domain-containing protein: MEGLIALAVLLVIVLIVLVNCIKIVPQAHAMVIERLGGYLTTWSVGLHLKVPFIDRIAKKVILKEQVVDFPPQPVITKDNVTMQIDTVVYFQITDPKLYAYGVENPIMAIENLTATTLRNIIGDLELDETLTSRETINTKMRATLDVATDPWGIKVNRVELKNIIPPKAIQDAMEKQMKAERERREAILRAEGEKKSTILVAEGNKESVILDAEAEKQAAILRAEAKKEATIQEAAGQAEAILKIQQANADGLRMLKEANPDNAVLQIKSLEAFAKAADGKATKIIIPSEIQGIAGLTKSIAEIAADKTEK, from the coding sequence ATGGAAGGATTAATAGCACTTGCAGTGTTACTCGTAATCGTACTTATAGTACTGGTAAACTGCATCAAAATCGTGCCACAGGCACATGCAATGGTAATTGAGCGTTTGGGAGGATATCTCACCACATGGAGCGTAGGACTTCACCTCAAGGTGCCATTTATCGACAGAATAGCAAAGAAAGTCATCTTAAAGGAGCAGGTGGTAGATTTCCCGCCACAGCCTGTAATCACAAAGGATAATGTAACAATGCAGATAGACACTGTAGTATATTTCCAGATTACAGATCCAAAGCTTTACGCATACGGAGTAGAGAATCCAATCATGGCAATTGAGAACCTCACAGCCACAACACTTCGTAACATCATCGGAGACTTAGAGCTTGATGAGACACTTACCAGCCGTGAGACAATCAACACCAAGATGCGCGCAACACTCGATGTGGCAACAGATCCATGGGGCATCAAGGTAAACCGTGTCGAGCTCAAGAACATCATACCTCCAAAGGCCATCCAGGATGCCATGGAGAAGCAGATGAAGGCAGAGCGTGAGAGAAGAGAGGCCATTCTTCGTGCAGAGGGTGAGAAAAAATCAACAATCCTTGTTGCAGAGGGAAATAAAGAGTCAGTCATCCTCGATGCCGAGGCTGAAAAGCAGGCAGCCATCCTTCGCGCAGAGGCAAAGAAGGAGGCAACAATCCAGGAGGCAGCAGGTCAGGCAGAGGCTATCCTCAAGATACAGCAGGCCAATGCAGACGGACTTCGCATGTTAAAGGAGGCAAATCCGGATAACGCAGTGCTCCAGATAAAGAGCTTAGAGGCATTTGCCAAGGCAGCAGACGGCAAGGCTACAAAGATTATCATCCCATCAGAGATTCAGGGGATTGCAGGTCTTACAAAGTCAATTGCAGAAATAGCTGCGGATAAGACTGAGAAGTAA
- a CDS encoding NfeD family protein has translation MDTYIVFWLAATVVFVLVELMTVGLTSIWFAAGSFVAFIIALLGGNVVVQGIAFILVSVVLLALTKPWAGKYINSRTVKTNVDSLVGERAVLTEDADSMKQTGKAVVNGQEWTVRPQDETQVIRKGELIEVVKISGVKLIVKRVKEA, from the coding sequence ATGGATACATACATTGTTTTCTGGTTGGCAGCCACCGTAGTTTTTGTTTTAGTTGAGCTTATGACAGTCGGGCTCACATCCATATGGTTTGCGGCAGGCTCATTTGTAGCGTTTATAATCGCACTGCTTGGCGGCAATGTCGTGGTTCAGGGAATTGCATTTATACTCGTTTCAGTCGTGCTTTTAGCTCTCACAAAGCCATGGGCCGGGAAGTACATCAATTCCAGGACAGTGAAGACAAACGTGGACAGTCTGGTCGGAGAAAGAGCTGTGCTCACCGAGGATGCTGACAGCATGAAGCAGACGGGAAAAGCCGTTGTAAACGGTCAGGAGTGGACAGTCAGACCGCAGGACGAGACCCAGGTCATAAGAAAAGGCGAGCTTATCGAGGTAGTAAAGATAAGCGGAGTAAAACTAATTGTAAAAAGGGTAAAGGAGGCTTAA
- the rpsR gene encoding 30S ribosomal protein S18, producing MAYNKSADGSSMKRRPMRRRKKVCVFCGKDNVIDYKDTNKLKRYISERGKILPRRITGNCAKHQRALTVAIKRARHLALMPYVCE from the coding sequence ATGGCTTACAATAAATCAGCTGATGGTTCATCAATGAAGAGAAGACCAATGCGTAGAAGAAAAAAAGTCTGCGTATTCTGTGGAAAAGACAATGTCATTGATTACAAAGATACAAACAAATTAAAGAGATACATTTCTGAGAGAGGAAAAATCCTTCCACGCCGTATCACAGGAAACTGTGCAAAGCACCAGAGAGCTCTTACAGTAGCAATCAAGAGAGCACGTCATCTTGCTCTTATGCCATACGTTTGCGAATAA
- a CDS encoding single-stranded DNA-binding protein, which produces MNKVILMGRLTRDAEIRYAQGDNSLAIARFSLAVDRRYSKNAEEQSTDFINCVAFGKIAEFFERFGRKGTKFVVEGRIQTGSYTNKDGQKVYTTDVVVENAEFAESKSAASGNAGGFAPADRPAPSQAAGDGFMNIPDGIDEELPFN; this is translated from the coding sequence ATGAACAAAGTAATACTTATGGGTAGATTAACCAGAGACGCAGAAATCCGCTATGCCCAGGGGGACAACTCACTTGCAATAGCAAGATTTTCACTTGCGGTAGACAGACGATACAGCAAGAATGCAGAGGAGCAGTCAACGGATTTCATCAACTGCGTAGCTTTTGGAAAGATAGCAGAATTTTTTGAGAGATTTGGCCGTAAAGGAACAAAATTTGTTGTTGAGGGCCGAATCCAGACCGGCAGCTATACAAACAAGGACGGACAGAAGGTATACACCACTGACGTCGTGGTTGAAAATGCAGAGTTTGCAGAGTCTAAATCAGCCGCATCAGGAAATGCAGGCGGATTTGCACCGGCAGACAGACCTGCACCTAGCCAGGCTGCTGGGGATGGCTTCATGAACATTCCGGACGGAATCGACGAGGAGCTTCCATTCAATTAG
- the rpsF gene encoding 30S ribosomal protein S6: MNKYELALVVSAKIEDDARTAVVEKAKEYITRAGGTVTEVEEAGKKRLAYEIQHMTEAFYYFIQFDAEGTVPAEIEQDVRIMDNVLRFLCVRKDEA; encoded by the coding sequence ATGAACAAATATGAATTAGCACTCGTCGTTAGTGCAAAGATCGAGGATGATGCGAGAACAGCAGTAGTCGAGAAGGCAAAAGAGTACATCACACGTGCCGGCGGTACTGTTACAGAAGTTGAGGAGGCTGGTAAGAAGAGATTAGCTTACGAGATTCAGCACATGACTGAGGCCTTTTATTACTTCATCCAGTTCGATGCTGAGGGAACAGTCCCAGCAGAAATCGAGCAGGACGTTCGTATCATGGACAATGTTCTTCGTTTCTTATGCGTTAGAAAAGACGAGGCATAG